A region of Polyangiaceae bacterium DNA encodes the following proteins:
- a CDS encoding helix-turn-helix transcriptional regulator, whose protein sequence is MTEGADLVSVIEAAYAAAPCEQAWLEGIVSSAVAAMGVPVSAFVMDASDPSAFRAGAVAVRGVPEEQPAQMLSSTPSYPASVVRRLFASSPQVALLSEVLAGIESSEGSAIRGEVQGFGITDVVGIRGFGLDRRGVMLCPLLLAPRELPRTTRASLGRVARHLATGYRLRSQRGQQPEAVLSPTGRVEHAEPCARDRRSLRELVEATNRIGVARGRLRRESPDRAVELWRALVSGRWSIVETVERDGKRFLLARRNELGVAHARALTQSQAEVLALAAAGHSNGAIAYELGLSAARVSRALREGLARLELRSRAELLAHCGEEQTE, encoded by the coding sequence ATGACGGAGGGGGCGGACCTCGTGTCGGTGATCGAAGCTGCGTATGCCGCTGCGCCTTGCGAGCAGGCGTGGCTCGAGGGGATCGTCTCGAGCGCGGTCGCTGCGATGGGCGTACCGGTCTCGGCCTTCGTCATGGATGCGTCCGACCCGAGCGCCTTTCGTGCAGGTGCTGTCGCGGTGCGAGGCGTCCCCGAGGAACAGCCGGCGCAGATGCTCTCGAGTACGCCCTCGTACCCGGCCAGCGTGGTCCGGAGGCTCTTCGCCTCGTCACCGCAGGTGGCGCTCTTGAGCGAGGTGCTGGCCGGCATCGAGTCGTCCGAGGGCAGCGCCATTCGAGGCGAGGTCCAAGGCTTTGGGATCACGGACGTGGTCGGGATTCGAGGCTTCGGCCTCGACCGGCGCGGAGTGATGCTCTGTCCCCTCCTGCTGGCCCCGCGTGAGCTGCCCCGCACGACCCGCGCCAGCCTCGGCCGCGTCGCCCGGCACCTGGCGACGGGCTACCGGCTGCGTAGCCAGCGCGGCCAGCAGCCCGAGGCCGTCCTGTCCCCGACCGGACGCGTGGAGCACGCCGAGCCCTGCGCCCGGGACCGCCGCTCGCTCCGCGAGCTGGTAGAGGCGACGAACCGCATCGGCGTCGCCCGCGGGCGACTGCGCCGCGAGTCCCCGGACCGCGCCGTCGAGCTGTGGCGCGCGCTCGTGTCGGGCCGCTGGTCCATCGTCGAGACCGTGGAACGCGACGGCAAGCGCTTCCTCTTGGCTCGACGCAACGAGCTGGGGGTCGCTCACGCCCGCGCGCTCACCCAGAGCCAAGCCGAGGTGCTCGCGCTGGCAGCCGCCGGTCACTCGAACGGCGCCATCGCCTACGAGCTCGGGCTGTCGGCGGCGCGCGTGAGCCGTGCGCTGCGCGAAGGGCTGGCCAGGCTCGAGCTTCGCTCGCGCGCGGAGCTGTTGGCTCACTGCGGCGAGGAGCAGACGGAGTGA
- a CDS encoding sigma-70 family RNA polymerase sigma factor, which translates to MGGEEPSELEREIRRRFDIGDLAGATTVALRGYGPELFGFLMAFHRDETMASEVFSEASERIWKGLPGFSWQSSFRTWAYAVTRRAALTHQRDARRRGRRQQALPEGSALSVVADQVRSATLEHLKTETKTRAAALRESLPREDQELLILRIDKGLAWNELAQVLHDGDDPLDAETLKREAARLRKRFQLAKEKLLELARREGLVSGKEAEP; encoded by the coding sequence ATGGGTGGTGAGGAACCGAGCGAGCTCGAGCGAGAGATCCGTCGTCGCTTCGACATCGGAGATCTGGCCGGCGCCACCACGGTGGCGCTGCGCGGCTACGGTCCCGAGTTGTTCGGTTTCCTGATGGCGTTCCACCGCGACGAGACGATGGCGTCCGAGGTCTTCTCCGAGGCCAGCGAGCGCATCTGGAAGGGCCTTCCGGGCTTCTCCTGGCAGTCCTCGTTCCGGACCTGGGCCTACGCGGTGACGCGGCGAGCAGCTCTCACCCATCAACGCGACGCGCGCCGGCGCGGGCGCAGGCAGCAGGCCCTGCCGGAGGGTTCGGCGCTGTCCGTCGTTGCCGACCAGGTCAGGAGCGCGACGCTCGAGCACCTGAAAACCGAGACGAAGACGCGCGCGGCGGCACTCCGCGAGTCGCTCCCGCGTGAGGACCAAGAGCTGCTCATCCTGCGCATCGACAAGGGCTTGGCGTGGAACGAGCTCGCTCAGGTGCTTCATGACGGGGACGATCCGCTCGACGCCGAGACGCTGAAACGCGAGGCCGCGCGCTTGCGCAAGCGCTTCCAGCTCGCGAAGGAGAAGTTGCTCGAGCTCGCGCGCCGCGAAGGACTCGTCAGCGGAAAGGAGGCGGAGCCGTGA
- a CDS encoding serine/threonine protein kinase, protein MSKVSVAEESESEPDLGSGEVSTDSDEAFLRAAVRVDEVAPPSEEPDRVGQKLGQFEIEEELGRGGMGIVYAAGDARLGRRVALKVLPVSVASDPERRGRLLREARAASAISHPNIAAIFEAGEVDGSVYIAMEYVEGQTVRQLLERGPLARAEAVHITSEIARALVKAHAAGIVHRDLKPDNVMVGPDGAVKILDFGLAKPVGSRGPAIESVTVLSTVEGRILGTPSYMSPEQAKGKQIDARSDLFSLGVVLYEMLSGRRPFRGEGTMEILIAVDRDAPARLDGVPRPLERAVLRCLAKDPAERFASAQELIVALDAASASEPRRWLPAALGVGAVLAMALLAWQLGRAAPAADASVAPSAAISLELTRPRPPATPTPSSPTPSAIPPAVSAPPVPSVRTPAGKIVPTRAPLAAKSVSPSPKRDPLNEQK, encoded by the coding sequence GTGAGCAAGGTCTCCGTCGCCGAAGAGTCCGAGTCGGAGCCCGATCTCGGCTCGGGCGAGGTCAGCACCGACAGCGACGAGGCGTTCCTGCGCGCCGCGGTGCGCGTGGACGAGGTGGCTCCGCCCTCGGAGGAGCCCGATCGCGTTGGCCAGAAGCTGGGCCAGTTCGAGATCGAGGAGGAGCTCGGCCGCGGCGGCATGGGCATCGTCTACGCCGCCGGTGACGCCCGGCTCGGCCGGCGCGTGGCGCTGAAGGTCCTGCCAGTGAGCGTGGCGTCCGATCCCGAGCGACGCGGCCGGCTGCTCCGCGAGGCGCGCGCCGCGTCGGCCATCAGCCATCCGAACATAGCGGCCATCTTCGAGGCGGGCGAGGTGGACGGCAGCGTCTACATCGCGATGGAATACGTCGAAGGCCAGACCGTTCGGCAGCTGCTCGAGCGCGGCCCGCTCGCCCGGGCGGAGGCGGTGCACATCACCAGCGAGATCGCGCGGGCGCTCGTCAAGGCGCACGCGGCGGGCATCGTGCACCGCGACCTCAAGCCCGACAACGTGATGGTCGGCCCCGACGGCGCGGTGAAGATCCTGGACTTCGGCCTGGCGAAGCCGGTCGGATCCCGCGGGCCGGCCATCGAGTCCGTCACCGTGCTCTCCACGGTCGAGGGTCGCATCCTCGGCACCCCGAGCTACATGTCCCCCGAGCAAGCGAAGGGCAAGCAGATCGACGCGCGGAGCGACCTGTTCTCGCTCGGAGTCGTGCTCTACGAGATGCTCTCGGGGCGGCGCCCCTTCAGGGGCGAAGGCACCATGGAGATCCTCATCGCCGTGGATCGCGACGCACCGGCTCGGCTCGACGGCGTGCCGCGTCCCCTCGAGCGGGCCGTGCTCCGCTGTCTCGCGAAGGACCCCGCCGAGCGCTTCGCCAGCGCCCAGGAGCTGATCGTCGCGCTCGACGCTGCGAGCGCCAGCGAGCCTCGTCGCTGGCTGCCGGCTGCGCTCGGCGTGGGGGCCGTCCTGGCGATGGCGCTGCTCGCCTGGCAGCTCGGCCGCGCTGCCCCGGCCGCGGACGCCAGCGTGGCACCGAGCGCTGCCATCAGCCTCGAGCTCACGCGACCAAGGCCCCCCGCCACTCCGACCCCGAGCTCGCCCACGCCGAGCGCCATCCCCCCCGCCGTCTCTGCACCGCCGGTCCCCTCGGTCCGCACACCGGCTGGGAAGATCGTCCCAACCCGCGCGCCGCTCGCGGCCAAGAGCGTCAGCCCCTCTCCGAAGCGCGATCCGCTGAACGAGCAGAAGTGA
- a CDS encoding sugar nucleotide-binding protein, whose protein sequence is MTAELAVTGALGGLGANVVAEAARRGIAVRALTRREAALPEGATAMRGDALAVGDLVRLTDGAAALVHAVNVSFSADWERSVTGLLDTAIEACRRTGARLVYPGNVWVFGRGLPGKRYDEREPHAPSSSKGRTRAANEATLRGSGVSYSVVRLPEFYGPHVTTLTGPPLRNIAQGKTARWFGDPELEIELVYMPDAARLLVDVATDASAANEVFHLPGAGAITPHAFFSEAIRQSGGRGKLQALPTWVVRAAGVLSPSARGFADILHLWEDPILLDGGKARARFDLRPTPYSEGLERTLAWLRENPDVKMHY, encoded by the coding sequence ATGACGGCCGAGCTCGCGGTCACCGGCGCGCTAGGTGGGCTCGGCGCCAACGTGGTCGCCGAGGCCGCGCGGCGCGGCATCGCGGTGCGCGCGCTCACGCGCCGGGAGGCGGCGTTACCGGAGGGGGCGACGGCGATGCGTGGCGACGCGCTCGCGGTCGGAGATCTGGTCCGGCTCACCGATGGCGCCGCCGCGCTCGTGCACGCGGTGAACGTGAGCTTCAGCGCGGACTGGGAGCGCAGCGTGACCGGGCTTCTCGACACGGCCATCGAGGCGTGCCGCCGCACCGGAGCGCGCCTCGTCTACCCGGGCAACGTCTGGGTGTTCGGCCGCGGCCTTCCGGGCAAGCGCTACGACGAACGCGAGCCTCACGCACCCAGCTCGAGCAAGGGCCGAACGCGCGCGGCCAACGAGGCGACGCTGCGCGGCTCGGGCGTGTCCTACAGCGTGGTGCGCTTGCCGGAGTTCTATGGCCCGCACGTGACCACGCTGACGGGACCTCCGCTCCGCAACATCGCGCAGGGCAAGACCGCGCGCTGGTTCGGCGATCCGGAGCTCGAAATCGAGCTCGTGTACATGCCCGACGCCGCTCGCTTGCTAGTGGACGTCGCAACCGACGCGAGCGCCGCGAACGAGGTCTTTCACCTCCCCGGCGCCGGCGCGATAACGCCGCACGCCTTCTTCAGCGAAGCGATTCGCCAGTCAGGCGGGCGGGGGAAGCTCCAGGCACTCCCGACCTGGGTCGTGCGCGCGGCGGGTGTGCTGTCCCCGAGCGCCCGCGGTTTCGCCGACATCCTGCACCTGTGGGAAGACCCGATCCTGCTCGACGGGGGAAAGGCGAGAGCGCGCTTCGACCTCCGCCCGACCCCGTACTCCGAAGGCCTCGAACGCACCCTGGCCTGGCTCCGCGAGAACCCCGACGTGAAGATGCACTACTGA
- a CDS encoding right-handed parallel beta-helix repeat-containing protein: protein MLVAALTLTLAGCGGEDGGGGSGANGGGGGTGASGGVGGAGGSGGSGAAGAGGVGGGSISGVIPDDRLPLPGTWQMAGVEGGIPARETICADVTKAPYGADTTGATSAVAAIQAAIDACPDGQVVSVPAGKYLIDGTLVIKSAITLRGAGAATELLTSGSSAVRIGSLGPWPPPKANADYRMSISGGATRGSTSISVADTSKMEVGNMVTVSEEDDPDLVWTKSGFVGRHRASLHYVESKTATSVTVRPPVPVDFTRKPELAFYPGVTQNAGIERIKFKGNGSNPAQFIQIENAWNVWVAGCEFSDMPAKTVVVTWSGHVELRKNYLHDQSNGGPNSEALDLLTDVSWSLVVDNVAVAAGFPAIVLGDGGAGANYSGGFGNVVAYNYCVDSYYTDPPTSPNHGIMAADIGTNHSPHQQYTLVEGNVVGKFGSDAYHGSSSHTVLFRNLLTGKNAWTNAKDRIAVQIDRRNLYYSLVGNVLGEVGKPATHEFLDKSVSSDLDETTLYRLGFPDVGNQGFSGTHPPDAIPNSDGGPRDLYVDRDDTSYGTTLIEGNWSSVKSAQDWTITPAALPPSLFLTEKPAWFGALAWPPIDPANPVTDDPTLIPAGYRYLKGADP from the coding sequence ATGCTCGTGGCAGCTTTGACCCTGACGCTGGCAGGGTGCGGCGGAGAAGACGGCGGCGGCGGTAGCGGCGCGAACGGTGGCGGCGGCGGCACTGGCGCGTCCGGAGGCGTTGGGGGCGCGGGCGGCAGCGGCGGCAGCGGCGCAGCCGGGGCGGGCGGAGTGGGCGGCGGCAGCATCAGCGGCGTCATCCCCGACGACCGCCTGCCCCTGCCGGGGACGTGGCAGATGGCGGGCGTAGAAGGCGGCATCCCGGCGCGCGAGACGATCTGCGCGGACGTGACGAAGGCGCCCTACGGCGCCGACACCACCGGCGCCACCAGCGCCGTCGCCGCCATTCAGGCGGCCATCGACGCCTGCCCGGACGGACAGGTCGTGTCGGTGCCGGCGGGCAAGTACCTGATTGACGGCACGCTGGTCATCAAGTCGGCGATCACCTTGCGGGGGGCCGGGGCAGCGACCGAGCTCCTGACGTCCGGGAGCTCTGCCGTGCGCATCGGCTCGCTCGGGCCGTGGCCGCCCCCGAAAGCGAACGCCGACTACCGGATGTCGATCAGCGGCGGCGCGACGCGAGGCTCCACCAGCATCAGCGTGGCGGACACCAGCAAGATGGAAGTCGGCAACATGGTGACGGTGAGCGAGGAGGACGATCCAGATTTGGTGTGGACCAAGAGCGGGTTCGTGGGGCGGCACCGCGCCTCGCTGCACTACGTCGAGTCGAAGACGGCGACGTCGGTCACGGTACGCCCGCCCGTTCCCGTGGATTTCACCCGCAAGCCCGAGCTCGCCTTCTATCCGGGCGTCACCCAAAACGCCGGCATCGAGCGCATCAAGTTCAAGGGGAACGGCAGCAACCCCGCTCAGTTCATCCAGATCGAGAACGCCTGGAACGTGTGGGTGGCCGGCTGCGAGTTCAGCGACATGCCCGCAAAGACGGTCGTCGTCACCTGGTCGGGACACGTGGAGCTCCGGAAGAACTACCTGCACGACCAGAGCAACGGCGGGCCGAACTCCGAGGCGCTGGATCTGCTCACGGACGTGAGCTGGAGCCTGGTCGTGGACAACGTGGCGGTGGCCGCGGGCTTCCCGGCCATCGTGCTCGGCGACGGCGGCGCGGGCGCGAACTACTCGGGCGGCTTCGGAAACGTCGTCGCGTACAACTACTGCGTCGACTCCTACTACACGGATCCGCCGACCTCGCCCAACCACGGCATCATGGCCGCCGACATCGGCACCAACCACAGCCCGCACCAGCAGTACACGCTGGTGGAGGGGAACGTCGTGGGGAAATTCGGCTCCGATGCCTACCACGGCAGCAGCTCGCACACGGTGCTCTTCCGCAACCTGCTCACGGGCAAGAACGCCTGGACCAACGCCAAGGATCGCATCGCCGTGCAGATCGACCGCCGCAACCTGTACTACTCGCTGGTCGGCAACGTCCTGGGCGAGGTCGGCAAGCCGGCGACCCACGAGTTTTTGGACAAGAGCGTGTCGTCGGATCTGGACGAGACCACGCTCTACCGCCTGGGCTTCCCCGACGTCGGCAACCAGGGTTTCTCCGGCACGCACCCGCCGGACGCGATCCCGAACAGCGACGGCGGGCCTCGGGATCTCTACGTCGATCGCGACGACACCAGCTACGGCACCACGCTCATCGAAGGCAACTGGTCGTCGGTGAAGAGCGCCCAGGATTGGACGATCACGCCGGCGGCGCTTCCGCCGAGCTTGTTCCTGACGGAGAAGCCCGCCTGGTTCGGCGCGCTGGCGTGGCCGCCGATCGACCCCGCGAATCCGGTCACCGACGATCCCACGCTGATCCCGGCTGGCTACCGCTACCTGAAGGGCGCGGACCCCTGA
- a CDS encoding alpha/beta hydrolase — protein MRQKLERFALIHVLSRLPDRALVRIAGGKPVVFEGRTLNPLFQAMMYFNRTPKMERLPPAAARRVLARLVQVTQADELPMAAVHEERVPVQGGSIRVRCLTPPGLGARSPGIVWLHGGGHVIGDIDDSDRTVRYVATRTGCRLVNVEYRCAPEHKFPTPAEDCIAAYRWVLDNAERLGLEPSRLAVMGDSAGGNLAAVVSLAARDRGFALPAVQCLIYPVVDLRQLSKSLTTFGTGFGLTKPLIEWFARHYIRTDADRSDPLASPLLAESHAGLPPAIVTVAGFDPLHDEGVEYAEKLKEAGVPVTLVRHDDLTHAWVTMTATPPGRAAMDETCALVRRALSS, from the coding sequence ATGCGCCAAAAGCTGGAACGCTTCGCCCTGATCCACGTCCTGTCCCGCTTGCCGGACAGAGCGCTCGTACGCATCGCCGGTGGCAAGCCGGTGGTCTTCGAGGGGCGGACGCTGAACCCGCTCTTTCAGGCGATGATGTACTTCAACCGAACGCCGAAAATGGAGCGCCTGCCGCCCGCGGCCGCGCGCCGCGTGCTCGCGCGGTTGGTTCAGGTCACCCAAGCCGACGAGCTGCCGATGGCGGCCGTGCACGAAGAGCGGGTGCCCGTGCAGGGCGGCAGCATCCGCGTGCGCTGCCTCACTCCGCCGGGGCTGGGCGCGCGCTCGCCCGGCATCGTCTGGCTCCACGGCGGCGGCCACGTGATCGGCGACATCGACGACTCCGACCGCACCGTGCGCTACGTCGCGACGCGCACCGGGTGTCGCCTGGTGAATGTCGAGTACCGCTGCGCCCCCGAGCACAAGTTCCCGACCCCCGCCGAGGACTGCATCGCCGCCTACCGCTGGGTGCTGGACAACGCCGAGCGGCTCGGCCTGGAGCCGAGTCGCCTCGCCGTGATGGGTGACTCCGCTGGCGGGAACCTGGCCGCCGTGGTGTCCCTGGCCGCGCGCGACCGTGGCTTCGCGCTGCCCGCGGTGCAGTGCCTCATCTATCCGGTGGTGGACCTGCGCCAGCTCTCGAAATCCCTCACGACCTTCGGCACTGGCTTCGGGCTGACGAAGCCGCTGATCGAGTGGTTCGCTCGGCACTACATCCGGACTGACGCCGATCGCAGCGATCCGCTGGCGTCCCCGCTCCTGGCCGAGAGCCACGCGGGGCTTCCGCCGGCCATCGTCACCGTCGCGGGGTTCGATCCGCTGCACGACGAAGGGGTCGAATACGCGGAGAAGCTGAAGGAGGCCGGCGTGCCGGTGACCCTCGTGCGCCACGACGACCTCACCCACGCCTGGGTCACGATGACGGCGACGCCGCCGGGTCGCGCGGCCATGGACGAGACCTGCGCGCTCGTGCGACGAGCGTTGTCGTCATGA
- a CDS encoding SDR family oxidoreductase: MTPKHSVLLVGGTGRTGGSVLAQLLQRGVAVCAIVRSAARLPEGVAGNPLLTVVEADLLSLGTAELRRHLEGCDTVISCLGHTLTLRGIFGPPFDVVVGAVSRLARAVEESQPPAPVRFIVMTSVSVNRSDKADTRRGAFERLLLWVLRGLVPPARDNQRAADYCVREIGPSSRAVEWVVVRPDTLLEGDVTEYRTSEELVSSLFRPAQTNMANVAHFICELTTDDETWKRWRGGMPVIVNAVG, encoded by the coding sequence ATGACCCCCAAGCACTCGGTGCTCCTCGTCGGCGGCACCGGCCGCACCGGAGGAAGCGTCCTCGCCCAGCTGCTCCAGCGCGGCGTCGCCGTGTGCGCCATCGTCCGATCCGCGGCGAGGCTGCCCGAGGGGGTGGCAGGCAACCCGCTGCTGACGGTCGTCGAGGCCGACCTGCTCTCGCTCGGGACCGCCGAGCTTCGGCGCCATCTCGAGGGCTGCGACACCGTGATCTCCTGCCTCGGTCACACCCTCACCCTCCGGGGCATCTTCGGGCCGCCGTTCGACGTCGTCGTCGGCGCAGTCTCCCGCCTGGCGCGCGCTGTCGAGGAGTCGCAGCCGCCCGCGCCGGTGCGCTTCATCGTCATGACCAGCGTCTCGGTCAATCGGTCCGACAAGGCAGACACCCGTCGTGGTGCGTTCGAGCGGTTGCTCCTCTGGGTGCTGCGTGGCCTCGTGCCGCCGGCCAGAGACAACCAGCGCGCCGCCGACTATTGCGTCCGAGAGATCGGGCCGAGCAGCCGGGCCGTCGAGTGGGTCGTCGTTCGGCCGGACACGCTCCTCGAGGGCGACGTCACCGAGTACCGCACGAGCGAGGAGCTCGTGAGCAGTCTCTTCAGGCCTGCCCAGACGAACATGGCGAACGTCGCGCACTTCATCTGCGAGCTCACGACCGACGACGAGACGTGGAAGCGCTGGCGCGGTGGGATGCCGGTGATCGTCAACGCGGTGGGGTAG
- a CDS encoding PD40 domain-containing protein: MNSMTSSWVSLVIAMGAAGLAACAESADTLSVGEGPSGGAAGAGGTGGVGSIGGLGGAGGVGGGAATCTATFAAGFLESGLSSSDSAIFDHPHGAAAPFVFDPPSGALLPEGWPTPTFLVHTDELPALARLELTVGNQTARITRKPEPAEQAHADSAVSGSWWTIHAPTALWDAAKCAGPAGTTLEVHWNIVYASAGASAPNGATSGTLRLLRNTQAPDVTYWQITDEASDAEFSLQRLAVGAKPQTLVKRNQGECFGCHATSPDGQDFILQTSIGSWKLEVVRPKAGAPAGAPSPVVTPSALSLLGSQSLMVPTTARDKWSDQSGRFVAAVTGPGSATAGRLAVLQVDAPEATLGIGPPATGNSPKDIEEMLVATPALSPDGQRIAYVASDSMIDGYHAPTGWNAGGNADLWQISVTLEKGQKAVFGTPEPVPSASSTPENETFPHWSRDGKLLAFMKSAPGRGGYDEETASIWVMPADGSKPAVAISANAAPGSADQSAPVFHGLGLTNSWPRFGDSAIVTPEGTYYFLLFNSRRGPADLWEARHAGSQPTNGRPIAHLYVSAVSVSNDGTLTTYPAAFLPGQRVDAGAHTGSFTTVTSVAPPPPEVK; this comes from the coding sequence ATGAACTCGATGACAAGCTCGTGGGTTTCGCTGGTGATCGCGATGGGTGCAGCGGGCCTGGCGGCCTGCGCCGAAAGCGCCGACACGCTGAGCGTGGGCGAAGGCCCGAGCGGCGGCGCAGCCGGCGCTGGCGGAACCGGCGGGGTCGGCAGCATCGGCGGTCTCGGCGGTGCGGGCGGAGTCGGCGGCGGAGCGGCGACCTGCACTGCGACCTTCGCGGCCGGCTTCCTGGAGAGCGGCCTGTCCTCGAGCGACTCCGCGATCTTCGACCACCCTCACGGCGCGGCCGCCCCGTTCGTGTTCGACCCACCCTCCGGCGCGCTCCTGCCCGAGGGTTGGCCGACGCCCACATTCCTGGTCCACACCGACGAGCTGCCCGCCCTCGCGCGGCTCGAGCTCACCGTCGGCAACCAGACCGCGCGGATCACGCGGAAGCCCGAGCCGGCGGAGCAGGCCCATGCTGACAGCGCGGTGAGTGGCTCGTGGTGGACCATCCACGCACCTACCGCGCTCTGGGATGCGGCAAAGTGCGCCGGACCGGCTGGGACGACGCTCGAGGTTCATTGGAACATCGTCTACGCTTCCGCCGGGGCGAGCGCTCCGAACGGCGCCACCAGCGGGACGCTGCGCTTGCTCCGAAACACGCAGGCGCCGGACGTCACCTACTGGCAGATCACGGACGAGGCGTCGGACGCCGAGTTCTCCCTTCAGCGACTGGCCGTGGGCGCGAAGCCTCAGACCCTGGTGAAGCGCAATCAAGGCGAGTGCTTCGGCTGTCACGCCACCAGCCCAGACGGTCAGGACTTCATCCTGCAAACCTCGATCGGGAGCTGGAAGCTCGAGGTCGTGCGGCCCAAGGCCGGGGCGCCCGCCGGAGCGCCCTCCCCGGTCGTGACGCCGAGCGCGCTGTCATTGCTCGGCTCCCAGAGCCTGATGGTCCCCACCACGGCTCGCGACAAGTGGAGCGACCAGAGCGGCCGCTTCGTGGCGGCGGTGACCGGCCCGGGCAGCGCGACCGCCGGTAGGCTGGCAGTGCTTCAGGTCGACGCGCCCGAGGCCACGCTCGGCATCGGGCCGCCGGCGACCGGCAACTCCCCCAAGGACATCGAAGAAATGCTGGTCGCGACGCCCGCGCTGTCGCCGGACGGTCAGCGCATCGCGTACGTCGCCAGCGACAGCATGATCGACGGCTACCACGCGCCGACCGGCTGGAACGCCGGCGGGAACGCGGACCTCTGGCAGATCTCCGTCACGCTCGAGAAGGGTCAGAAGGCCGTGTTCGGCACGCCCGAGCCGGTGCCGTCGGCCAGCTCGACTCCCGAGAACGAAACGTTCCCGCACTGGTCTCGCGACGGCAAGCTGCTCGCGTTCATGAAGAGCGCTCCTGGTCGCGGCGGCTACGACGAGGAGACGGCCAGCATCTGGGTGATGCCCGCCGACGGCAGCAAGCCGGCCGTGGCCATCAGCGCCAACGCGGCGCCGGGCAGCGCCGACCAGAGCGCCCCGGTGTTCCACGGCCTCGGGCTCACCAACTCGTGGCCTCGCTTCGGCGACAGCGCCATCGTCACGCCCGAAGGCACGTACTACTTCCTGCTCTTCAACAGCCGCCGTGGACCCGCCGATCTCTGGGAAGCCCGGCATGCCGGCTCGCAGCCGACCAACGGGCGCCCCATCGCGCACCTCTACGTGAGCGCGGTCTCGGTGAGCAACGACGGGACGCTGACGACCTACCCCGCGGCGTTCCTGCCGGGCCAACGCGTCGACGCTGGCGCGCACACCGGGTCGTTCACCACGGTGACCTCGGTCGCGCCTCCGCCGCCCGAGGTCAAGTGA
- a CDS encoding sigma 54-dependent Fis family transcriptional regulator, producing MQPRFAAGIVEPVSQETSTVTLHADGPPRPRAPVGVVVQVLDAPAKPARYVLSAGHCRIGSGAGSDVLINAPTVSRAHAELELVPEGVAIRDLGSRNGVFYLGQRIERATLSLGAQIKLGSATVALLPDTDALLAGGDYEGSEYRGVHGISASMRRLFAVLTRLEGSLTTVLIEGESGVGKEVIARAVHAGSRVDHGPLVVLNCGAIPRDLVASELFGHKKGAFTGATESRRGAFQSADGGTLFLDEIGELPVEVQPMLLRALETGEVRPVGADRVETVRVRVLAATNRDLGEEVRTGRFREDLFYRLAVVRITVPPLRARPEDIALLAQGFAAQLGAEELPPAILEQLKARPWPGNARELRNAVQAYAALGVLPEATRPRGALVDLALEEAVDVHRPYAEQKDELVDRFSRKYVEAMLAHTGGNQTLAARLAGLDRTYFGRLLSKLGLR from the coding sequence ATGCAGCCCCGCTTCGCCGCAGGTATAGTCGAGCCGGTGTCGCAAGAGACGTCCACCGTCACGCTGCACGCGGACGGTCCGCCGCGACCGCGCGCGCCGGTGGGTGTCGTGGTGCAGGTGCTGGACGCTCCGGCCAAGCCGGCGCGCTACGTGCTGTCGGCGGGTCACTGCCGCATCGGCTCGGGCGCGGGCTCCGACGTGCTGATCAACGCGCCGACGGTCTCCCGCGCCCACGCGGAGCTGGAGCTGGTCCCGGAGGGAGTCGCGATCCGCGACCTCGGCAGTCGCAATGGCGTGTTCTACCTGGGCCAGCGCATCGAGCGGGCCACGCTGAGCCTGGGCGCGCAGATCAAGCTGGGGAGCGCGACGGTGGCGCTCTTGCCGGACACCGACGCGCTCTTGGCCGGAGGAGACTACGAAGGCAGCGAGTACCGCGGCGTCCACGGCATCTCGGCCAGCATGCGCCGACTCTTCGCAGTCCTGACCCGGCTCGAAGGTTCGCTCACGACCGTGCTCATCGAGGGCGAGTCGGGGGTGGGCAAGGAGGTGATCGCGCGGGCGGTTCATGCCGGCTCCCGAGTCGACCATGGCCCGCTGGTGGTGCTGAACTGCGGCGCCATCCCCCGCGACCTGGTCGCCAGCGAGCTGTTCGGCCACAAGAAGGGCGCGTTCACCGGAGCCACCGAGAGCCGCCGCGGCGCCTTCCAGTCGGCGGACGGCGGCACGCTGTTCTTGGACGAGATCGGCGAGCTGCCCGTCGAGGTCCAGCCGATGTTGCTGCGTGCCCTGGAGACCGGCGAGGTGCGCCCGGTCGGCGCCGATCGTGTCGAGACCGTACGGGTGCGCGTGCTCGCCGCCACCAACCGAGACCTGGGCGAAGAGGTGCGAACCGGGCGTTTCCGCGAGGATCTCTTCTACCGGCTTGCCGTGGTCCGCATCACGGTGCCGCCGCTGCGCGCGCGGCCCGAGGACATCGCCCTGCTCGCGCAGGGATTCGCCGCCCAGCTGGGAGCCGAGGAGCTGCCGCCGGCGATCCTCGAGCAGCTGAAGGCTCGCCCCTGGCCAGGCAACGCCCGTGAGCTCCGCAACGCGGTCCAGGCCTACGCGGCGCTGGGCGTCCTGCCCGAGGCCACGCGCCCGCGCGGTGCGCTGGTGGATCTCGCGCTGGAGGAAGCCGTGGACGTGCACCGGCCGTACGCCGAGCAGAAGGACGAGCTCGTCGATCGCTTCTCTCGCAAGTACGTGGAGGCCATGCTCGCGCACACTGGCGGCAACCAGACCCTGGCCGCTCGTCTGGCGGGCCTCGACCGCACCTACTTCGGTCGCCTGCTGAGCAAGCTCGGCCTGCGCTGA